Proteins encoded within one genomic window of Prosthecobacter fusiformis:
- a CDS encoding FAD-dependent oxidoreductase, translating to MPIPLRIAIVGSGTAGPAAALFLARAGHEVTLFERAAQTLPVGAGFLLQPTGLTVLHHLGLTSELLPHTAPITKLYCRTRDGRVLLNLSYQELGQGLHGAGTHRATLLEVLLKALPQAGVRVQWDTAMQRLSRDSSGRPSLHDSHGHTHGPYDLLLICDGANSTLRAQSGVPARVSRYPWGALWFIGQRTPEFQPDVLWQCVHTTRQLNGYLPTGTRDDLLSLFWSIRLDQIPHWKDQPLALWKKQILTLAPQAESFLAQIHTHDQIATAAYHDVKMRHWHGDRVVLLGDAAHALSPQLGQGVNLALMDAATLADSLAKYPLDQALPHYSATRRRHLLFYQFATRWTTPFFQSGLLPLGWLRDLAFPLLHTLPIMRRQMTATMAGGKTGPFSAMKFAPPWAP from the coding sequence ATGCCTATACCTCTCCGCATCGCCATCGTCGGCTCCGGCACCGCAGGTCCGGCCGCCGCCCTTTTCCTGGCGCGTGCAGGCCATGAAGTCACCCTCTTTGAGCGCGCTGCCCAGACCCTGCCCGTGGGCGCTGGCTTTCTATTGCAGCCCACCGGTCTCACTGTCCTGCACCACCTCGGCCTCACTTCCGAGCTCCTGCCCCACACCGCCCCCATCACAAAGCTGTACTGCCGCACCCGCGATGGCCGGGTGCTGCTCAATTTATCCTATCAGGAGTTAGGCCAGGGCCTCCATGGCGCAGGCACCCATCGCGCCACCCTACTGGAGGTGCTTTTGAAAGCCCTGCCTCAGGCCGGAGTCCGGGTCCAGTGGGATACCGCCATGCAGAGGCTCAGCCGGGACAGCTCAGGCCGCCCCAGTTTGCATGATTCCCATGGCCACACCCACGGCCCCTATGACCTGCTGCTCATTTGCGATGGAGCCAATTCCACCCTCCGTGCCCAGAGCGGCGTCCCCGCCCGCGTGAGCCGTTATCCCTGGGGTGCCCTCTGGTTCATCGGCCAGCGCACCCCCGAATTTCAACCCGACGTACTCTGGCAATGCGTCCACACCACCCGCCAGCTCAACGGCTACCTGCCCACCGGAACCCGTGATGATCTCCTCAGCCTCTTTTGGAGCATTCGCCTGGATCAGATTCCCCACTGGAAAGACCAGCCCCTCGCCCTCTGGAAAAAGCAGATTCTCACTCTCGCTCCCCAGGCCGAATCCTTCCTCGCCCAAATCCACACCCACGACCAGATCGCCACCGCCGCCTATCATGACGTCAAAATGCGTCACTGGCATGGCGACCGCGTCGTGCTCCTGGGCGATGCCGCCCACGCCCTCAGTCCCCAGCTCGGCCAGGGCGTCAACCTCGCCCTCATGGACGCCGCCACCCTCGCAGATTCGCTCGCCAAATACCCCCTCGACCAGGCCCTCCCCCACTACTCCGCCACCCGCCGCCGCCACCTTCTTTTTTACCAGTTCGCCACCCGCTGGACCACCCCCTTCTTCCAGTCCGGCCTCCTCCCCCTCGGCTGGCTTCGCGACCTCGCCTTCCCCCTCCTGCATACCCTCCCCATCATGCGCCGCCAGATGACCGCCACCATGGCCGGCGGTAAAACTGGCCCCTTCAGCGCCATGAAGTTCGCTCCCCCCTGGGCACCTTAG
- a CDS encoding dihydrofolate reductase family protein: protein MRPLRYSINVTLDGCCDHLAMDGDEELHRHAIENLDRADALLFGRVIYEMMEAAFRPTAGTEERPEWMEPFARKINAAKKYVVSTTLDHVDWNAELVRGDLEDAVRRLKQEPGKGLFVGGVKLPMALAELGLIDEYEFVVHPKLVGHGPILFAGLSKPIDLRLVSRLELSSGAVAMRYEPRR from the coding sequence ATGAGACCCCTTCGATATTCCATTAACGTCACTTTGGACGGCTGCTGTGATCACCTTGCAATGGATGGTGACGAAGAATTGCATCGTCATGCGATTGAAAATCTTGATCGGGCTGATGCTCTCCTTTTTGGCCGGGTGATTTACGAAATGATGGAGGCCGCGTTTCGACCAACGGCAGGAACGGAAGAGAGGCCTGAATGGATGGAACCCTTCGCCCGGAAGATCAACGCGGCGAAGAAATATGTCGTCTCGACTACCCTGGACCATGTTGACTGGAATGCGGAGCTGGTGCGGGGAGATTTGGAGGATGCTGTCCGGCGGCTCAAGCAGGAGCCTGGCAAGGGGCTGTTCGTAGGAGGGGTGAAGCTGCCCATGGCGTTGGCGGAACTGGGATTGATCGATGAGTATGAGTTTGTGGTGCATCCTAAGCTCGTGGGCCATGGACCGATATTGTTCGCGGGGCTTTCCAAGCCTATCGACTTGAGGCTCGTGAGTCGGCTGGAGTTAAGCTCAGGGGCGGTCGCGATGCGGTATGAGCCGAGAAGGTAG
- a CDS encoding 3-keto-disaccharide hydrolase, whose amino-acid sequence MKSSLTPILLLALTGILSAAEKPAPAAPDAPSPIGYSDTPVIPGTQWKVHDIDRPRPEYVAPGEKLGQPPADAIILFDGTNADAFVSKKKDDKGKTTSEFGPCAWAIDNGELVVDGGDSWTKEEFASCQFHIEWKSTPETAGNSQKKGNGGVFFMDRYECQMLDTYNNPTYADGMTGCIYGQTPPLVNAVKKPGEWQTYDIIFTAPKLEGDKVIEPAYVTTFVNGVCVQVHTKIMGPTKHKNITDYSGPFPAAAPLRLQDHKNNPPIRLRNIWVRKLP is encoded by the coding sequence ATGAAGTCATCCCTCACCCCCATTCTTCTCCTGGCCCTGACCGGCATCCTCAGCGCCGCGGAAAAACCCGCCCCCGCCGCTCCAGATGCCCCCTCCCCCATCGGCTATTCAGATACCCCCGTCATCCCCGGCACCCAGTGGAAGGTCCACGATATCGACCGTCCCCGTCCTGAATACGTCGCCCCGGGCGAAAAGCTGGGCCAGCCCCCAGCGGATGCCATCATCCTTTTCGATGGCACCAACGCCGACGCCTTCGTCTCCAAGAAAAAGGACGACAAGGGCAAGACAACCTCCGAGTTCGGCCCCTGTGCCTGGGCCATCGATAACGGCGAGCTCGTCGTGGACGGCGGCGATTCCTGGACCAAGGAAGAATTCGCCTCCTGCCAGTTCCACATCGAATGGAAAAGCACCCCCGAGACTGCCGGCAACTCCCAGAAAAAAGGCAACGGCGGCGTCTTCTTCATGGACCGTTACGAATGCCAGATGCTGGACACCTACAACAACCCCACCTATGCCGACGGCATGACCGGTTGCATCTATGGCCAGACCCCACCCCTGGTCAACGCCGTCAAAAAACCCGGCGAATGGCAGACCTACGACATCATCTTCACCGCCCCCAAACTGGAAGGCGATAAAGTCATCGAACCCGCCTACGTCACCACCTTCGTCAACGGCGTCTGCGTGCAGGTCCACACCAAAATCATGGGCCCCACCAAGCACAAAAACATCACCGACTACAGCGGCCCCTTCCCCGCCGCCGCCCCACTCCGCCTTCAGGACCATAAAAACAACCCACCCATCCGCCTGCGCAACATCTGGGTCCGCAAGCTCCCCTGA
- a CDS encoding GIY-YIG nuclease family protein: protein MYQVYVIQNAEGRFYIGLSEDVSKRLVDHNEGVSKWTKARGPWQLVWSGDSMTLTEARKLENLLKAQKGGSGFYRMTGLIRPQGQSGS from the coding sequence ATGTATCAGGTTTACGTGATCCAAAACGCGGAGGGCCGTTTCTATATTGGTCTGTCGGAGGATGTTTCCAAAAGACTCGTGGACCACAATGAGGGGGTCTCTAAATGGACAAAAGCTCGGGGGCCTTGGCAGCTTGTGTGGTCGGGTGATTCCATGACGCTCACTGAGGCGCGTAAGCTGGAAAATCTGCTGAAGGCGCAAAAGGGCGGCTCAGGATTTTATCGGATGACGGGACTTATTCGTCCTCAAGGGCAATCCGGCTCATAA